The Bombus vancouverensis nearcticus chromosome 7, iyBomVanc1_principal, whole genome shotgun sequence region ATCTTCTTGAAGCTCCGTTGCATTTTTAACGAGAGACTTATACGATCTCTGATCTGCTCGATACTCTTATTATCAATATTGAGACTAttagacattatcgtgatacGAGTATGGCCGTTAAAAATTTCTAGGATAGAAAAAATGTTTGCAATAAGGAAAAAGAGATTTGTTTATTTCAGAATGAAGATAGATGTATTACTTGGCCTACTAAATCTTTAATAGCTTCCATATCAACTACAGAGATGACTTGAAAGGGAGGAAAAATTGCCCGATTAATGAAATTCACGAGAAAATCAAAATGCAGAAGCTTTCTCGATCAGAAGTAAAACAGAACTGACGCACATAGTGCAACTGAGTTAACAGGAGTTGGTTCGAGGAAACTGCTGTTcaaaatatttagacaatttgGCATATCAATAGCTTTAAACCTAATAAATGAATCGCGAATTCTTCGAACATTGcgttaaaaataattcttaaCCATTAATAGTTGCACTGACTGTATCGCCGGATTATGTTATTGTAGAAATTCAAAAGTGCAGATTACGGCAATGATACTCCAGGATTCGAACTCGAAAGAGTAACATCTATCTCCTATCCTAAACGCAACAAAACGTAATTCATTTACGAAAAATGATGTGCACATTGGATCATCGAACACATCCTATTTCTCTCTGTCCTATGTCTTATTATAGAAGCTATTTATTCATGTATATTCAAGAGCGCATTACGCGCGGAATACTAATGAACGAACATGCATAAAATACACCTTATTCCACTCAACATTCACGTTTTGTGATTCATCTATTCCTATGGAAAGGTATACTTTTCTTGTCAGCGAAATAGAATCATCTAAGAAGGAAATACGCGGAAATGCGGAATAGACGCGTAATTTATCATTCGCGTAAAAAATTAAACGCACTTAATTTAGCAAAATACAATTGACGTAATCAGATACGGTTCACCGTGACCCGCATTCATTTATCGTTTGTTCTAATTTAGAAAATCGGTAACAAGCGCGAAAGTTGAATCAGACTCGCTCGGAGACGAGGAAACCATTCGAGGGTCACGAATTTCTTAGCGCAAAACTTGAGCGTACTTACTTTCTCTGCCAAATGCTATTAATAGATCGACAGCTTGGAAACCAGCTATTACGGTAATAGGAAATAGTAACGGCTAGTCATGGTGAACCTTAATAAGAACGATTACGTGCAACTCGGTTCAGTCAAAGAACTACGTGTTTGCATGGTAATTTGCTATCTATCAGGGGCAACCGATGCACTTCAAAACTGTCACATGCGACTAAACTACCATTTCTTTATTAATAGAATAATGATTATTGTTTTTCtcgaatatataaaaattattacaagaatATGCATATAAACATATTAGTGCATTTCTATCAACGTACCTATGCCATTGTACTTGTAACAATATTATATCAATATTGTACTCAAAAGCGTTAACCTTGACATAGGAACACAGCAAATGTAGGACAGTTCACGATCAACGAAATTATCATCTGGTCTGTAATATAATCTCAGTACAGTTTCACGAACGAGTCAATGATAAGCTTATAACGTCTTCGTGGAATAATTGTGCCTAATTAACAAGTTGGAAcaaataaacggacgcaataATAGATCGACTTTTAATGATTCTTTTATAATGGTAATTTAAACATTGAGTGCCTGTACTTAGAGAAATGTGCAATTGCATTTGCTGCGCATTGACATTCCACGTAAACGAGTATCTATAATTAGTCGGTATCCCTTATATTatctcgtattttattgtgaaaGAATTTGTACGCACGTAGAATACGAAAAAAGATGATACGAGCCGTGAATGCGAAATTTGTTGTAATTCACATCAAACAATAAGCAGATAAAGCCTTCTCCAAGTTCAATGCGACGGTAAGACGCATGTCGTTTGTATACGAAAATTCTATGGTGACATGAACTAATCagtgaaaaataatattttcgatAAATCATGACGCGATAAGTATAATCTTTACTTTGACATTTGCTTTTCTCACGCGAAAGATTAGAAACGTTAGTAAAACGAAAACTTCGTTAAATTTGAATACAGCTTTTTAAAGCAACGAATTTGGTCCAATTGCTTCGTttgaaaaataggaaaaaaaaaaaaatcaaacggAACTCGTCAATTTCTGTGGACAGTATAATATGAAACAATGAGAAGTAAATGTGTAAATGTATACGTGTTTACAAGTATACcattcaatatatttttttgcCGGGTGGTAGGATCGTGTTGGTCTATAAAACAGCAGCAAGCATCCAGCATCACTTCATTGCGAGAGTGTACTTCTTACCGCGAGTACAGCTCAAATTCTTTCGTAagtctgaaaaaaaaaaaaaaaaaagaaaagaaaaatgtaaatagtTGGATGTTgcgtaaaaataaattcttgCCGGTTCAGTCAATTACGTTTGAACAGCGAAGAAAAGTTGAAGGAGGAAGTGTCGCTAATCAATTTGTTCAGAAAGTGTGAATTTCGAAAGTAAAAATACAAGACTACCGAATACACATTATACGTGGTAATTGTTTGTCATTTAACTTTTTAAGATGAGAATCCATAGCACCGATCCTATGTTCTCCATTAGTACGTATTCGCGTATATGTTCACTCATTTATATTCTTTCCAGATATCCGTTAGCCCTTAAAGCGAAGAATTTCGAAATAGCGCaaacaaaatgaaaattttgttcgtatttttattgTTGATTGCCGCTGGGTCTGCAGCCCCTTGGGTTGAAATTCTTTTCGGTAAACAACCAGATTATGATTATCAACTACCACCGAGTTACAAGAATCAACAATACAGACGGCGACAAGGGAAAGGAGGGAAGGAAAGGTGGAAAGAGATTTGTAGGACGATAAATCCCAATCCTTACGCATTTCCGGGTCAAGTTCCCTATCCTTCTGCACCAGTTTGTCCTTGGTAACCAGATAAATTCGTTCAACGAAGGTATGAAGCATGAACGATTGAACTACATCATATACAAATCcattaaaaatatgaatttattgtAACAATATATCAGGGAATACGAAGATATTCACTGGTTATGAGTATTTCAGTCGGTATACAAGTTTACTATGTATAACCAATGACATGAAAGTACGCAGTCGTATATACCTGCCGgtataaattatatatcaaGGGATTCTGTTAACGATACTTTTTTGTACATTAATCGTATGCGTTAGTACATCTTCCTTTGTATTATGTCCACATGATTAGTTGTTGTTATTACGCTATGTAAAACTAAATGTCATTGATTTACCGCCTTTGTATATTACAGTACAACAagctctctttctcctttctattTTACGTagaaaaataaatcatttatatCTCACAAGAATCATCGCTGTATTAAAGTAACTTAAATCTTACGTTCCATTTAAGaaatgcattatatattataattatcacTATCGATGAGCTTATATACGTTatctatatattacatattatgtaCAAATAAAATCACAGTATTACTGTAGCACGCAAGTTCGGTCATAAAAATCTCGATGTCTGGTCAAAATGTTTTCCCCAGAATAAATCTGCgatacattaaaaaaatttgtaCAATGCGTGCAACTTTGTAACATGACACGATGAAATGGAAAACAATCATTTCCAAACTTGTATTAATCCATCTGTACTACCAGTAAGAATACACGTGTTAGACATAGCTACGGCGGAAATAGTGTCGTGATGTCCAGATGGTGGAGTTTCTGGACCTTGGCCACCTTCTTCGGAGTTTCTTGTTCTAATACTGCTTCCTCCTCCGGATGATGGAGTTGGACCACCTCCAGCTAAGACTTCTTGAACGACATTGGTTCCATCGATTAAACGTTGTCTGTAAAATgtgaaaatatatgtaaatcaTATTCCATTAGTCATAATATGTAAACAGTGttattttaaacaaattctATTACAAATACTAACTCATATGCCAATGAATTTGGAGGAGTGACATCATTAGCAGCAGGCAATGCAACATACGATTCGTTGGGTGTGTTTAAGTCCCAAAAACGCAATCTCATATCAGTACCACCAGCTAACAAGAAGCCTGAGCGATCGATACATCCAGAATACATTGCACATACACTATGACCACCTTGCGAGTGACTAAGTGGAGGTGCACTTGACGCCCAGAGAACCATTTGACGAAAATCAGTTTCGAGATTCCACATTGAAATTTCGTTGTTTCCTTGAACAGCCGAAATAATCCAGGAATGTTCTGTGGGATGAGTAATTACCTTCCTCACCCTTGCATCTAAAATCAATTAGATTTTATAAAGTTCGAGGATTATTTGATGCAATACATTTTATTCTATACGAATTTAAAACAATAGTAAATTTACTTGTAGGGTGTTTAATACTGGTTATTGGTAATTGAAACCGCAAGTCCCAGCAAGTATGTACGCCAGAACTTGTACCAAGGGTCAACCATTGTTGATAATTGTTTACACAAAATGAGGTAATTACTCCGTGTTTTAGGTCATTTTCTAAACGCCATGTTGTACCAGGACACCTTAAATCCCACCCTACCAATGAACCATAAAGTGATGCATAAACAAGGACTGATTGTGAACCAGAGTCTAAATACTGTAAATCAACTGCACATCCCTCTTCCTAAATACAATAATTCAAGGTTCcagtattaatttatttaaaaatccgAAAATATAAAGTAAGTAACGTATAATCACCTGAAGATCTAACTGTCTGGTACCGATAACGCTCATTTTACTAGAATTTGATTCAATTCGTAAAACAAATACAGTGCCTGATTGGCTAGCAGAACTTGCTAATGATTGTCCCTGATCACATATAGCTAAGCCAACTAGAGGACCACCTCTATGCATGTAAGTTTGCCTAATGGAATTAAAATACAAGATACATTACACTTAGTCTGATAGCACATTATATAAAGTTCTTACCTAGAACgattagcgatatttcgaccttCCATTCTACTTGCATCCCATATCTTTATGCATCCATCTGCAGAGCTACTGGCAAATAAACTAGTATCCGGTATAGAAACTAGCCTATTTACTGCAGCTCTATGTTCATGGAGATGTGCAATTGGTACCCCTCTAGGTCTCCATCCACTTGGTAATAATCTTGAACctttttttaatcaaaaatAGTTATAGTACCGATACTGCGcttgaaatatatatttctataattattaattaccaGCTTGCCACGCAATGTTATCAGCCCAGTGCTGTGCTCTTAACGCTGCAGCATGTTGTTCTTGTTTTCTGTACGTTAGTTGTCTTACTTCTAATCTACAAGGTGCACACCTGTCTACaaaattacattaaattttCTGTATGTCTTGtagcaaaaaataaataaataaataagtaatacTTTAACGTCCAAAAGTATTTTTGAAAACACATACATTGAATATATGAACGTTCATGAAGAGAATGGTCATTTATACTATTCATGTCAGATAAACTATGTTGTGGTGATAAGTGGATATCCCCTCCATGTAAACTTTGACTAGGACTTCCATTACTTCCTGTCATATCTGACATTTTAACAGTGTGctatattataaaaaagatttactacaattctataaaaatttaattatggaCATAGATCATATGTTTCTATCTAATTACCTGAACATTGTCCTGAGCTGCGAACATTGTACGCCATTCTTGATTCATTGTTGCATATGTGCCAACACTATCTGATGTTCTACGATCTAATCGTTTAAATGGCGGAAGACCTAGATCACCTTTTGTATCAGGATATAATATTACTATGTGATGTCGTATCTTGTCCTTCATAgtatttaattctaattttccATCTATCGATTTAGCTGTACTTAGCTTCGCATCCATCGAATTTCTATACTTATTGATTTTCATTAAATGTGgtttcattattaataattgGTCTTCAACAGTTTCAGTCATTGACTCCGAACTCAAACGTCTGAAAAGCTAAGAAGCATCGATTAGATTTCTTGAAAATTGCAAAACATATTTACAAAGAAGATCTTTGGCTTACATTCCGCAATGAAGTACTCATTTCACTATATTGTGGTACTATTCCTGTTACTGCTTTAGCTCGAGCAGTTTGTCTTTGTTCAAGAACTTGAAATAGTTCCTCCACATCGTTGTATTTTACAAGGGAATCATAAACAATTCTTGGTATAGGAGATACCAAGGCTTCTAATAACAaaacttctttttctatttGAATTAATGGATGTTTTAAGTAGGGCTGTATTATTGATTGAACTTTGCACTGAACATCTACTAAGTTAAGTGTTCTTGCCGCTGTAGATATGAAACCAACAGTCGCATGTCTTATCCATAAATTTGGATGCACCTACAAAGGAGTTTAAATTCAAGATATTGAATAGGAAAAATTGCAATCCTATAATTATTAGTATTGTTAAAACATAACTTACTAAAAAGACCATGGTTTCATATAAAAGTTGATAAAGAGCAGACTTGTGTAAGAGACCTAATTCTGTGAGAGTTGCCATTGCACTAATAGCCTTTGTGGTTACGAATTCCTCAGGATCTGCTAGTCCTTGTTGAAGAAGAGGCATAAGAATAGGACTACTATGCCAACCAACATAAGCAGCGACACCAACAATACATTCGAAAAATGAACCTCTTAACTCTTTGTCTTCCTTATCATTTAAAAAAGTAATTACATGACTAAGCAGAATATCATTGGCCTTTTGTTTTCCAAAAAATACACATAGTTTATTTATTCCACTTTCCATTAATGTTTGTTTTACTAAATTCTGAGGGTCCGTTAATAGCATGGACACAGATTGTTGCacctaataattatatatattttaatatatatatcctacataaatattgttaaaaataattttattaattaccatTTCGTGCAAAGTTTGAAGCTCACTATCATAACTTGGTTTTGGACCTTCTTTGTTACCTAAGTTGGATAAATGAGCATTTTCTAAATAACGTAATGCAATGTGTGCTAAATGTGCAATATTTTCTGCGTAAGCGGCTCTAACAATTACAGCTTCATCTTGTGTGATATGTGCTAAACCAGGTAAAATATATTCTGGAAAGATGTTCACATCTGATGGTGGAATTGATTTTACAAGATGCAAACATTTTGTCAAAGTGTGTATTGCTGATACCCGTACACGTGGAGCAGGATCATGAACTAAATGAAACTGTACAATATATTAGATAAACTTTGTTAACAGTTATTCGAGTTTTATtcatttcatattaaaatacttaCGATGTAAGGCAAAATTCGATCCAATATTGTTTCATCTGATGTGTTTTCAGCAAGCTCAAGTAATATTTCTAAACTTTGTAATTTAGATTGAGAATGATGTAAACCTCGTATGCATGAAGTAACGAGCTGAGTAATAATAACCAATCCTTCAACAGGTTCTGAAGACAAAACCTTTTTCTCGCTCTTCAAATCTATTTTTCGCCTTTGACTTTCAACTAATATAGCGTCCGATTGCTGATCTGTTTGACCGTTACAATTAGACTTTTGAATTTGGACAGTTTTTGGATCACTTTGATTTAAATCGCTCTTGTCAAAACTTTGATCACTGTCAACTTCTGTGATAGTATTATCTTCACTGTGACCAGAATCGTCCTTAGTTGATTCCACATTGTTTTCAAAATGGTTATTCTGTGTGACTTCTGCTTTTCTTATGTCACtcttcattttttcattttcctccgcttttaaaatattaatgatattaccaatatcttttttaagtctattaattttttcatcagGAGATAAAATTGGGGCAGCAGAGAAGATAAGCATATATGgttgaagaaataaataaaaatattctggaAATACTGTTCCACGAGCTTGAGCTAAATAAATTTCAGCGCTTTTTCTATTTGCTGGATTCCTCTCCAGCATAGATGCAAGAAGTTCACGTATTCCTGAATCTTCTATTGTATCCAAATGCTTGCTCACTGAATATTCATTGTTTCTATATGCTTAAGATATCACAATAAtgaaattcttaaatattttattgaaataatattatatatacaactTATATACAATCTTTATGTATATTACACTCACCTAATAGTTGAGAAAAGTCAAACGGTGGATGTCCTTCATTATATAATTCTGTTAATGCACAGCCTGCAGAGAAAATATCCATCATTGGATGTAAGTCACCTGTTTTTAGCTCTTGTtctgataataataatgtattgCTTAATTCTGAAGATAGTGTTTTCACAAACCGTTCTGGAGCTATGTAACATGTTCTGAAATAGGTGAATGAAtcattatttaaaacaataatatAACAATGATTATCAAGGATTATGCCATTTGATTGTGTACCTCCTCCTAGAGGTGTCAAAAAAGTATGAAAAATCAGCAGGATTATCTTCAGGTAGATAAGTCGGCTTAAAACTTGCAAAATCTGTGAGTAAAATCCAGTTCCAACTGGTTATCATAATGTTTTCTAGTTTAATGTCACCATGACAGACTCCAAACTATAGTCAAATGAgaagtaatattttaattttgttgtTTAATGTTCTTTCAGGACAGGATTGCAGTTATGTTCATTGTTTAAACATAGTTAACTGACATTTGATAATTGTCTAATGTAATAGTTTCAAATAACATAACTCGTTCATTTAGGAAATTTTAGATATTATCTTACCTTATGAGCTTGATGTAAAGCATACAAAACTTGAAAGGTAATCCATTTTTTTTCTATGCTTGTTAAAAATGGTCTAGTACTAATTCTGTCATAAAGGGAATACTTTACATATTCCCTCATTATTGATCCTGATTTTTCTGTGAGCTTATATAAacacatatttatttataattatatgttAATCTATAATATACGGTGCAACGTAAATGCTATTTAAAAATACTTACAATCATTCTTTGAAAAGGTAGGCAATTTACGGCAGATGCTAATTTAGACCTAATTTCCTCAAGCTTTTCTTTATAAGAAGAGAGTGGAAGTGTTGGATCATGAATAGCAAAAACTTTAACTACTATAAGACCCTCTTGGCTTCTGGCTCGGGCGACTTTAAAAAATCTAGTACTTCCTAAGCTGTAGACACATGAAGATTAATTGCAAAAACCAAATGgggatatataaatataatttatatgtcATTTACACGATTCATCATTTACGTTCAATAATTCTGCCTTATACAAAATGCATAgagatatattatatttctccTATTAAAAGATATTTCCAAGATTCTTTAATTTAGATTAAATATGTTATGAAAAGCTTCAACAGAATATAAGTTGGTGAAAAGTTAGTCATTTTATAGCATTGGATTAAAATACTCACTTTACATCAAATAATAAATCACTATGGTCCGTCAAATAATGTTCGACTGGAAATATTTGACTAGGCGCAATACCGACTAATTGATTTCCCATTTTGTATATCGATGTTTAGTTGAAATTGATATATTTGCAAGCAGCATCCATTTTGTGCCAACTTCAAGCGCTACATTACATCGCAATACAGCCATACATAAGTTATATCGCAAAAATTTCCTAGGTGTAACGCTCTAATTATCTCCAATTATTTCAATCAAAAACCCTATAATTAGGCTTCTATTATATCTAAACGTTATAAACATTATATTTACTATAGATCACAAATGTTAAGAAGTAGAAAATATGGTCGACTTATgataatattgacaataatGTTAGAATAAAACTTGCCGCTATATTCGCAGCAAAATATCTACATTATCAGTTGAGTATATTAAATTACTTATCCTCTTTAGTATTAAATAAATTCAATCGATCGTACTCTATTCGTATTACGGTTTCTTTATATTAGTATTcatctattaaaataaatttgataatcAATACGTTTTTGCATCATACGAACTGTGGTAATGTTCTATCATTCTTGTATCACTTCCAACATTATCGATTTAACATAAAACATAGTTATAATATTGTTAGTGTTGGGAACTAGAGCTGGGTACATACGTGGATACATATATTGAAAATTACTCGTTTTGAGAATCAAAATTAGAAGAGTttcgaaatgtaaataaatcaaATAAGTATTTGTAATCTTTTCAAAGTAATTTTGTTCCTTATTATGCAGACTGTGTACATAAGTACACATTTATCACAGTCCTCAAATAAAGTTATTTATGATTTCGTATTAGCATTTTCGAAACGCGAATGGTTCTTTGCGTTGTATTAGCTTATGCGCTATCACGGTTAATATATCAGATTTAACATTTGTTTACTGTCTGGTgcctgttaaatattttgtacacAGATTCTTTAGAATGTTGAGATCATATTCCGGTTGCATACGGTTTCGCAATTATTATGTATCATTGTGCGttaattttaacaatttctcCAATCCGAACAATTAGATAAGATCATTTAAATCGAATTTCAAAGTTAAAAGAtccagaaaaatattttaagccgCAACAAATAACAGAGAATTATGACTTATATGAGGGCTATTAAATACAGCATCTAATTTTCGGCTCTTTGACTAAAAATGCGCGCCAATATTTGATAGATGCGCGCGCCGATACAAATAACTTTTTGGCAACGCGAAACATGTAAACCGGATAAAGAACTGCTGTTGTTTTAACCGGTAAAGAAGGGGAAAATATAAATGTAGGAAGATAAAaggtaattaaaaattgtattatgtacagtttaCATCGTTCTCAATGATAAAAAAACATTAATTTCTGTTTATCGcaagaaataatcgagaaagAGATCTCATACTGTATAGAGAATGTTCATGATACGTTGACGATAAGCGATAAAATTTAcataagtaaataaatttctttaatcGTGCATTTGTTCCACTTTTATCGTCGATAATCGTTGAACATAGCTGCGTCCACAAAGAGAGCAACTCCATGACAGTGTCTATTATCACCATACTGTCGATGGATAGCTCTCTTCATAGCGCGCGCCTTTTGTCGTTATCCTTCGTTTAAATCACTTCCTTGTGGCACCTAAAACCCTAAGagtttttttacattttatcagCAATATTCTTTACAGCTATAGAGATTTTGATTTTCATAAATTGTATCGTCCTTAACGATATAAAACATTTGAAACGATGCTTCtattagaaaaagaaatttgactCACATAAAGCATTTATATCTTATACAATATTAAGCAAGAAAACGCTGAAAGACAGAAAGTGTCGCCGTGGTGGAATATAACATGAGCATAGCAGCTTTGCTTGTTATCAAGGAGGTGCGAGTAACTTCTTCCTCTTTAGCGTTGCCACCTGATTGCGCGGTAAACATAACCTCCGTGCGTTAGCTCGTGCCATGAGTCGTTAAcacttccttttcttcttcgttccgaTGCGTTTGCCGAACGTTGAAACctaaaaatacattaaactgCAAATCAAGATTCAATTAAGGCGATCAGTTCAAAGATCACGATATAACCTAATGATAAATTTCAAGTAATAACAAAACGTACGATACGCAGGGTCGCACTCTAAATTGATCGATAATTCTATCAATCCGCGATAAGTTCGAATAATTCGTTGTTTCGATAACTGTTATCAGATACCACTTAGTTAAAAAATCAATTGTGACTATTTTAGAGATATCCTATAATATAAAGAATCCCAAAGGAGCTAACAAACATCTACAGATCGAGGGAAAACTATACATTTGCAAAATACACTTACAATTGAAATTATCGTGAATTATCAGTATCCGTATAACTATACCGTAACAGTACGTTTGCTgtaattaacgaataataactaatttccaaataaactaaaatgaaTAAACGCGTTAATTTTCCCAAGGTAGCACCATAGACTCAAAATCTTTATTTATTCAGTTGACATTTTTACTGATTCTGAGCAACTGCTTAAACAGACAAACATTTAATTATACCGGAGTTTGATTGtatttatatactatatttttcttttattccttttcttATCATCTATATGATTTTCACAGGCAAAACCATGAACATTAAATCAATCACATGCAATAGCTAGGACGTTTATGATACCTTACCAAAGAGCGTCCGTATTCGTATGAACttgattaaaataattaaaaaatcgaTAATACAGAATAATATGGTAAGTAGCTTAGCACGCAGCCTTCAACTGCGAAAATCTCATAATTATATCATAAGTCTTAAGTTTGTATTACGTCACAACAAAATTTATGCCTTTCCTCGTTATTTCGTTGCACAAAGGAAAACTAGACAAAGTTGCATAATGAAACGTTCAGCATCTTCAATAATTGCTCAGGCACATAtcatattctttttttaaatattcttctaTCGCGTACCCGAAGAAGAATCAataaaaacacgtttgttaaatcTGACGACAAATATCGAATATCACCTTTGAGAGAAGCCAACGATTACACGTTATCAGTAGACGATGCGATAAAAGCGATAAAGAGTTGACTTGTACAGAGTACAGGTATTACCAAAAATCCTCAAGTAAAAGGATTTCGTCGCTCAATTTGCAAGCGACTTGTGTAATCTCGAAATACGATCAAATAAATTGAAATCTTTAATTACTTTCATTCTATACTTTattcgaaataataaattaactgAACTTATTAACAGTTTTTCCTGGGAAGATCCTAATAAAGATTAGTTTCAACAAAGATAAAAGAAGATGGAATTAAGCAATACACTGATTCTCTTTATTCCATCGTAGTCTATTTACCGACTTTAATGAGTTTCACGTTATCCTCTTATTTGCGCGCTTATTTGCGAAAAAGTATAGTTTTATTAACATGCCaacgtgtaaaatatttgtGTGCTTCGCTCGAagaaattgaatattaaaaacatcGTTCTGAGATTTCTCTCGATTCCGATATTATAGCCATCTAAACAAATACGAGGCACGTTTAACATCGTTATCGCGGTAATTGTAACAATATCATTATCAACGCCAATGTATCTTCTGACGTGTTCatcaattaaaattactatTTCGGACAAATATTCATCCAGATTCCTCGATCAGATGTACGATCCATCTACTACGTTATATTCAATATTTTGCGAGAACACCGTCATCACGATGAAAATACGAAATCTACGAACACTAACCGTGATATCGTAACAATGCGATATTTTCGCTTATCAAAGTATTTCTTCGATAGACAATGTCGCGAAACAAATATCTTGAATGCCTGAGAAACAACGTTATCGGGGTCGTTGTAAAATGTTTCATTACCGATGCCCGTACGTTACATAATCATTAGTTCAAGCGCGAAACTGACGTCGTGTATTCTCTAGTAGCAATTATATCCCTGGAATTTACACATGAAAAGACCACGGCACGAAGAATTCCAGCTGTAGGTACTTGAGGTTGCAGGAACTTCAGCAGCGATGGACATGAGCGCCTTCGACGAAATAAGactttttcccttttcttcgaaattcttTATACAAACAGTCCTCAAACGTATTTACCAATTTCTATCGCATCTTTTTCATTTCTAATACAATGGCATTGAAGTAAACTACTTCCGGTATCTTTAGTCTACTTTGAGGCAAAGTTTGTGGCGGCTCAAAGACTTACCTGATCGGTACCCCTGAGTCCCAAAACCGTGAATGATCACGCTAGACTTCCGCATGAACATACATTCCGCTCGCAGCTTCTTCTCGTTGCACGTCATCGTGTGAGGAAAACGTAGTGAGGAATAACGAAGCTGTGAA contains the following coding sequences:
- the Vps15 gene encoding vacuolar protein sorting 15 isoform X1; translation: MGNQLVGIAPSQIFPVEHYLTDHSDLLFDVNLGSTRFFKVARARSQEGLIVVKVFAIHDPTLPLSSYKEKLEEIRSKLASAVNCLPFQRMILTEKSGSIMREYVKYSLYDRISTRPFLTSIEKKWITFQVLYALHQAHKFGVCHGDIKLENIMITSWNWILLTDFASFKPTYLPEDNPADFSYFFDTSRRRTCYIAPERFVKTLSSELSNTLLLSEQELKTGDLHPMMDIFSAGCALTELYNEGHPPFDFSQLLAYRNNEYSVSKHLDTIEDSGIRELLASMLERNPANRKSAEIYLAQARGTVFPEYFYLFLQPYMLIFSAAPILSPDEKINRLKKDIGNIINILKAEENEKMKSDIRKAEVTQNNHFENNVESTKDDSGHSEDNTITEVDSDQSFDKSDLNQSDPKTVQIQKSNCNGQTDQQSDAILVESQRRKIDLKSEKKVLSSEPVEGLVIITQLVTSCIRGLHHSQSKLQSLEILLELAENTSDETILDRILPYIFHLVHDPAPRVRVSAIHTLTKCLHLVKSIPPSDVNIFPEYILPGLAHITQDEAVIVRAAYAENIAHLAHIALRYLENAHLSNLGNKEGPKPSYDSELQTLHEMVQQSVSMLLTDPQNLVKQTLMESGINKLCVFFGKQKANDILLSHVITFLNDKEDKELRGSFFECIVGVAAYVGWHSSPILMPLLQQGLADPEEFVTTKAISAMATLTELGLLHKSALYQLLYETMVFLVHPNLWIRHATVGFISTAARTLNLVDVQCKVQSIIQPYLKHPLIQIEKEVLLLEALVSPIPRIVYDSLVKYNDVEELFQVLEQRQTARAKAVTGIVPQYSEMSTSLRNLFRRLSSESMTETVEDQLLIMKPHLMKINKYRNSMDAKLSTAKSIDGKLELNTMKDKIRHHIVILYPDTKGDLGLPPFKRLDRRTSDSVGTYATMNQEWRTMFAAQDNVQHTVKMSDMTGSNGSPSQSLHGGDIHLSPQHSLSDMNSINDHSLHERSYIQYRCAPCRLEVRQLTYRKQEQHAAALRAQHWADNIAWQAGSRLLPSGWRPRGVPIAHLHEHRAAVNRLVSIPDTSLFASSSADGCIKIWDASRMEGRNIANRSRQTYMHRGGPLVGLAICDQGQSLASSASQSGTVFVLRIESNSSKMSVIGTRQLDLQEEGCAVDLQYLDSGSQSVLVYASLYGSLVGWDLRCPGTTWRLENDLKHGVITSFCVNNYQQWLTLGTSSGVHTCWDLRFQLPITSIKHPTNARVRKVITHPTEHSWIISAVQGNNEISMWNLETDFRQMVLWASSAPPLSHSQGGHSVCAMYSGCIDRSGFLLAGGTDMRLRFWDLNTPNESYVALPAANDVTPPNSLAYEQRLIDGTNVVQEVLAGGGPTPSSGGGSSIRTRNSEEGGQGPETPPSGHHDTISAVAMSNTCILTGSTDGLIQVWK